GAATCTCAGCTTTCTTGGAAAAACGTCAACCAAATTGGAAAAATAAGTGAAAATAAAAAATTTTTTAACAATTGTTTTTATAATCATTGGTCTTTATTTTATTTTTACATTTAGGGACCATAACTTTAAGAGAGCTATAGATGCGTGTATTGCAGGTAGTCAAAAATTGGAAAAACCAATGACAATTAAAGAGGCCAAAAAATTTTGTGAAGATAAAATAATGGGTGAAAAATAGATTAGATGGAAATCACTGAGGAAGTTTTAAAAAAATATAAAAATATTGCATTAGTAGGTGCCAGTAAAAATTTAGCAAAAACATCCACAGTTGTGATGAAATACTTACAAGATTATGGATTTAAAGTTTATCCGGTAAATCCGTCTATGAAAGGAGAAATTATATTAGGGGAAAAAGTTTTTGGAAATATTTTAGAGATTGATGGTCCAGTAGAAATAGTTGACGTATTTAGACCCTCAAATGAAGTAGCTGAAATTGCGAAAGATGCAATAAAAGTTAAAGCAAAGGTTTTATGGTTACAACTAGATATTCAAAATGAGGAAGCCAAAAAAATTGTTGAGATGAATGATATGATTTATATTGAAAACAAGTGCACAAAAATAGAGTATGAAAAGTATTTCTAAGAGATGTTATAAAAAATTTCAAATAACACTTAACGTTTTTATAATTTTTTTATTTTCAATTTCGATATCAAAAGCTGAATTACTCAAACCCAGAAGCGATATAAAGCCCTCAAAAGTTGTTGAGATTCAATTAAATGGTCTTAAGAAAAATGACTTCAATTACAAAGATAGTGGGATTGAACAAACATGGAATTTTGCTCACCCTAGTAATAAAAAAAATACTGGCCCTTTACCAAATTTTAAGATGATGATTAAAGGTAAATCCTATCAAATGCTCCTTAATCATTTGAGCCACACAATTACAAAGGTAGGTGGTAGTGACAAATGGGCACAATTTGAGGTGATTATTTTAGATAAGGATAAAATTTATCATAAGTTTAAATGGCAAGTGGAAAAATATACTGCAGACGGACCCCTTAAGGATTGTTGGTTGACCACAATGGTTTCTAGCCCAATTGCACTTGGCAGTTCAATTTGATTATCCGTATTACAATTTTGTTTCGTTATGAATAAAAATTTAGTAGGAATCGTCTAATGAAATCTAAAACAAAAGTTGTTGTAGTTGGTGGAGGAGTTGTTGGAGTAAGTGCTCTTTACCATTTAGCAAAAAAAGGCTGGTCGGATGTTGTTTTAGTTGAAAGAAAAGAGTTAACCTCAGGTTCAACTTGGCATGCAGCAGGTTTGCTACCTCTTTTTAATATGAGTTATTCTGTTGGTCAACTTCACAAGTATGCAGTAAATCTTTATAAAAAATTAGAGGAAGAGACTGGTAAGAATGTTGGGTTCAGTGTTGTTTCAAATATCCGTCTAGCAAGCACAAAAGATAGAATGGATGAGTACCATCAATATGCTGGTGTAGCTAAAACAATCGGTGTTGATGTTAAATTTTTAACGCCTCAACAAGTCAAAGAAATTTGGCCACTTTGTCATACTGATGATTTAGTTGGAGCAATTCAACACCCTGAAGATGGATATATTCAACCTGCAGACTTAACACAAGCGCTAGCAACAGGCGCAAGGAACAGAGGAGCTGAAATTTATAGAAACACGACAGTGTTATCAATGAGACAAACTAAAGAGGGATGGATTGTTGAAACAGATAAAGGATCAATTGAATGTGAACATGTCATTTCTTGCTCGGGAAATTTTGCAAGACAAACTGGTGAAATGGTTGGATTAGATATTCCAGTAATACCAGTTGAACACCAATACATTGTGACAGAACCTCATCCAGAGATTCAAAAAAGAAAAAAAGAAGGTCTTCCAGAAATGGGAGTGCTAAGAGATAGCGATAGCAGATGGTATATGAGAGAAGAAGCCGGTGGATTGATATTGGGTCCATATGAAGATGGCGCACCAGCATGTTATGTTGAAGGTCCTTCAAAAGACTCTGAATACGAATTATTTCAAGAAGATTTAGATAGACTCGCTCCACATATTGAAGGGGCAATACATAGAGTTCCAGCTTTT
The DNA window shown above is from Candidatus Pelagibacter sp. RS39 and carries:
- a CDS encoding CoA-binding protein is translated as MEITEEVLKKYKNIALVGASKNLAKTSTVVMKYLQDYGFKVYPVNPSMKGEIILGEKVFGNILEIDGPVEIVDVFRPSNEVAEIAKDAIKVKAKVLWLQLDIQNEEAKKIVEMNDMIYIENKCTKIEYEKYF